The stretch of DNA CCGAAACGGTTTTTTTCGCAGACGAACGAAATCCCCGGCCCGGTCCAGACACTTTCCGAGAGCTTTGGGATCGACCAATCCGATGTTTCCTCCCGTAAAGCATCCTTCACGGAAACGAACGTAGGTGCGCTTCACCCCCGGAAAGGTTTTTTCAACCTCTTCCCGCGGGATAACCGGATAAAAAACATCGACCTGGCTGTCTTTACATAACTCAAGGAAGTCCAGTACCGCCTCCGGGGTCAACAGAGGGATGTCGGACGTAACGACCAGAACCCGCGGAGCAGCAGAGAGCGCGTCCAGACCGGCTGCCAGATTTTCCAGCAGACCTTCGCGGGGCGGTAAGAACAGAATACGGTCCGAGGTAAACGCGTTTCCCAACGCTTCCGGACCGACGACTACAATCCTTTCAACCGCAGGTGTCGCAAGCAGCGCTTCGATTACATGGGCGGCCAGAGGGCGCCCATTCAGGTCGATTAAGGCTTCAAAAGCGGCAGGAGAAACCTCCTTCAGCCGCCCGGCGTTCGGGGCACCCGCCAGGACCAACGCCGGAATCATCATCGCTCCTTCAGCCCGTTTAAAAGGCTGCTCTCGGCGTTCTCGATGTGCTCCCGCGCCAATTGCGCGGCCAGTTCGCTGTTCCGTTCCGATATCGCTTCTACAATTTTTTTATGCTCTTCCACCGCTTCCCTTGTCCTTCCCGGGCGTGAAAGGGTGGTCATCCTGAACCTTTGCAACTGGTCCTGCAGGTGGGTAATGATTTGCAACAGCCAGGCGTTCCTGCTCGCCCGGTAAATGATATCATGAAAGCGGGTGTCTCTGTCCACAACGGCGCCGATGTCACGACTGTCGCTCACCTCAGTAATTTCGACAAGTGAACGTTCCAAGTTTTCAAGCTCTTCGTCGGTAATCCTTTCCGCCGCAAGCCCGGCGGCCAAAGCCTCCAGTGCCGCCCTGACCTCGAAAACGTCCGCGATATCTTTAACGCTGATTCCGGCCACGTAGGCGCCGCGCCGGGGAAGCATCACCACCAGCCCTTCCAACTCCAGTTTACGAATCGCCTCCCGCACCGGCGTCCTGCTTACGCCAAGCTCTTCCGCCAACTGCACCTCCATAATCCTTTCGCCGGGCTTCATAACTCCTTTGATTATGGCCTCGCGCAGCGATTCAAAAACAACTTCGCGCAGGGGCTTGTAAGAATCGAGTTTTACCGGGAGCAGACGTTGCCTTTCCATGAAAAACCTCCTATCTCAATGTTTTAGGATCATACTTTAAAAAGCTCGTTGTTTCACATTTTTAAAATATTTCTTGGGTGGTCTACCCACTT from Bacillota bacterium encodes:
- a CDS encoding GntR family transcriptional regulator, with product MERQRLLPVKLDSYKPLREVVFESLREAIIKGVMKPGERIMEVQLAEELGVSRTPVREAIRKLELEGLVVMLPRRGAYVAGISVKDIADVFEVRAALEALAAGLAAERITDEELENLERSLVEITEVSDSRDIGAVVDRDTRFHDIIYRASRNAWLLQIITHLQDQLQRFRMTTLSRPGRTREAVEEHKKIVEAISERNSELAAQLAREHIENAESSLLNGLKER
- a CDS encoding nucleotidyltransferase family protein, producing MMIPALVLAGAPNAGRLKEVSPAAFEALIDLNGRPLAAHVIEALLATPAVERIVVVGPEALGNAFTSDRILFLPPREGLLENLAAGLDALSAAPRVLVVTSDIPLLTPEAVLDFLELCKDSQVDVFYPVIPREEVEKTFPGVKRTYVRFREGCFTGGNIGLVDPKALGKCLDRAGDFVRLRKKPFRLALVVGPCFLCRFLLGRLSLRQAEKRVCHLLGLRGRVVVSSSSEIGVDVDKPSDLELVKAVLKN